The genomic region GGTTACCGGGCCGACGAAGCTGAAGCCGCGCTTTTTCAGGTCCTTCGCCAACTGCTCCGATTCAGCCGAGCGGGTGGGCACCTCCTCCATGGTGCGCGGGGCAGGGGTCCGCTCCGGCTGGTAGGACCACACAAACTCGCCGAGATGCGTTCCTTCCTCCCTTAGTCCGAGGGTGGCCTGGGCGTTTTTCACCGCAGCCTCCAGTTTGCGCCGGTTGCGGATCAAGGAAGCGTCGTCAAGCAAATGCTCGATGCTCATGCCCGCCACCACCTCCGGGTCGAAGCTCGCAAACGCCGCGCGCAACGCCTCGCGCTTCTGCAATATCAGCCGCCACGACAGCCCGACCTGGAACCCTTCCAGGCACACGCGCTCGAACATGCCCTGCTCGTCGGTGACGGGCATGCCCCATTCGGTGTCGTAGTAGTCGCGCAGCAGCGGATCATGTGCCGCCCACGGCGGGCGCGCACGCCCGTCCTCGCCGTTGACGGGCCAGCCTAGTTCTGGTGTGAGGTGAAGTTCAGTCATAGGTATTGGACTCAGTTCTACCCGCTTCGGTTCCACGGGTACGCTAATCGGCATGAATAGGCCCGCTGTCCGCGACTTCGCGCTGCTTGTGCTCCGGCTCGTGCTGGGTGCGGTGTTCGTGGCCCACGGCTACAACCACTGGTTCGAGATCGGCATGGCGGAAACCGGCCGCCTATTCGCCGCGCTCGGGGTGCCGCAGCCGCAGCTGTCCGCCTACCTCACCGGCACGGTCGAGCTCATCGGCGGGGCGTTTTTGGCGGTGGGGCTGTTAACGACGATCACCGCCTCCATCCTCGCCCTTCTGGTGCTTTCCGCCGGGTACTTCGTGCACCTGGGCCACGGCTTCTTCGTCGACGGCGGCGGGGTGGAATACGTCCTCGTGCTGGCCGCGTCGCTGTTTATCATCACCGTCTTCGGCACCGGCCGCGCCAGCCTGGACGGAGTGCTCACCCGTGATTAGCCACGAGGAAGTGCAAAAGGCGCTGTCCGCGCGTATCGATGGGGAACCGTCCGGTCTCGACGACGCCGTCGTGGACGCCCACGTGTCCGGGTGCCCCGAGTGCCGCGCCTTTTTAGACCGCTCCCTCGCTCTGACCCAGCAACTCCACGGCGATGACATAGAAGCATTTGCGCCGCCGCAGGACCTCTCGTCCGTCATCCTCGCGGGCGTGGACGACGAGTGGCGCCGCTTCGCCCGCCGCCGCGAGGTGGGCATCGCTGTCGGGCGTGTACTCCTCGGCGTGATGGCCGTGGTGTGGGTGCTGTGGGCTGTGCGCCTGATCATCGCCGGCGGGGACGAACCCGTGGTCGCCTCCACCGCCTCCGTGCGATTCGGCGTGGCGCTGGCGCTCGGCTTCACGGCGTGGCGCCCGCAGCAGATCCCCGGGGTACTGCTGATTGTCGGCACCATGTTTACCTTCACCGTCGGCTTCGCCGTGCGCGACGCGGTGCTCGGCACAGGGCAGTTCGAGCTCGCCGGGGTGCTCATCCCCCTGCTCAGCCTGGTTGCGCTGGTGTGGACGTGGGTCGCCGACCGCGGCGGGGCGTTGCGCCGGGCGTGGCAGCTTTTGGACGCCCGCCCTTACTAGGACGTCTGCCGCGGCGCCGGGAGAGCACAACCGGGAAACACAAAGCCCGGCCGGGGGAGCACACCCCGGCCGGGCTGAAATTATCTGCGAGCGCTACTTCCAGCTCGGCAGCCACATCAGCGACTCGTAGTAGCTGTCCGGAATGCGGAAGCCGTAGAAGATAGGCGACCAGTAGATGAAGCTGGCCACCACCAGCGCCACGTAGACCACAGCGGCGAGCTGGCCCCAGCGCATTTCAAAGCCCGCGACCTTGTTCACCCACGACCACGTCACGGGCCCGCCCTTGTTAGCCAGGTTGCCCAACGCCAACGCCAGCAATACCGCGGTAAACGGCACCAGGGCGGTGGCGTAGAAGAAGTACATCTGGCGGTCGAAGGCGGCCAGCCACGGCAGGAAGCCCGCGGCGAACGCAACCACCGGGACGATGACGCGGAAATCCTTGCGCGTCAGCCACACCCAGCACGCCCACAGCAGCACCGGCACAGTCAGCCACCAGATGGCGGGGGTGCCAAACATGTAGATCATCTCGCGGCACTTGCCGTCGCCGGGAGCGACGGAGCAATCCAGATCCGTGGCGGAGTAGTAGAGGATCGGGCGCGCGGAGACCAGCCACGCCCACGGCTTGGAGTCCCACGGGTGGGAGTGGCCGGACGAGGAGGTCAAGGAGGCGTGGAACTTCAGCACCGAGAAGTGGTAGTAGAACCAGCCGGCAACCGGCTCCGGCAGATTGGTCAGCCACGGCCACTCGGAACCGGCGATGGTGCCGTCAGACAGCGAGTGCCGGTACACGGAGGTCTCGGAGGCGAACCAGGCGCGCCAAGACCACAGGTACAGCACGGCGGGGATGAGCACGATGGAGGCGAGCGCCGAAGGGACGTCGCGAAGCAGAGTGCCCGAAATGGGTTTTTCAACGCCGTAGCGGCGGCGCAGGAACAGGTCCCAGAAGGCGGACAGCAGGCCGAAGAACATGATGTAGTACAGGCCCGACCACTTCACCGCCAACGTCAGGCCGAGCAGCACACCGGTGGCGAAGCGCCACCAGCGAAAGCCCATGCGCGGGCCGAAGGGGCCAGCGTCTTCGAGCTTGCCTGCCAGCCACGCGTCGTGCCAGCGGTGGTGGACCTGGCGCATGTCGCCAGCGAGCGTCCAGGCTGCCATCACCACGAACAGGACCTGGAAAACGTCGAGCATGCCGAACTTGGCGGAGACCAGCAGCACGCCGTCGAACAGCGCGATGATGCCGGCGAGCAGTCCGATGTTGGTGGACTGGCTCACTCGCCGCGCCAGCAGGAACACGAAGACAATTACGGCGGTGCCGAACAAGCCAGTCATCAGGCGCCACCCCAGTGGGGTGTAGCCGAACAGCGTCTCGCCCATAGCCAGCAGCTGCTTGCCCAACGGCGGGTGCACGACGAGGCCGTAGCCCGGGTTGGACTCGATGCCACCGAGGACGGGGTTGAAGGAGCTGCGCACCATGTCCCAGGCCTGCGGCACGTAGTGCTTCTCGTCGAAGACCGGTGTGTCGGAGCTGGTGGGTTGCACCAGGCCGATGAAGCGGGTGAGCAGCGCCAAGATTCCGATGGCCCAGGCGGCGATCGTGTCGCGGCGCGTCCACGGCACAGTCACAGGTGCTTCGGGCGCCGGGCGGGTAGGCCTCAGGGCGCCTGAAGTGCCGGGCGGCGCTGCCTCGGTGCCGGAGGGCGGTCCGGCGGGGTTCGGGGTGCTCGCGATAGTGGTCACGGGGGAAGATATTAGCGCTTCCTATGTATGCTGTGACTTTATGGCCGACACTCACCCCGCACTCCCGACAACTGGTGTGGTGCTCGCCGCCACGCCGCTGGGCAATATCGACGATGCCTCCGAGCGTTTGCGCCAGGCGCTCGCCCAGGCCGACGTTGTGGCCGCCGAAGACACGCGCCGCACTCGCGCCCTCGCGTCCGCGCTTGGGGTGGAGATCAGTGGGCGGGTGGTTTCCAACTTCGACCATAACGAGGAGACGCGCCGTGGCGAGCTGCTGCAGGCGGCACGTGCGGGTGTGGTGCTCGTGGTCACGGACGCCGGGATGCCGATTGTGTCTGACCCCGGGCTCGCGCTCGTCGCCGCGGCGCACGATGCCGGCGTGCCGGTGACGTGCCTCCCCGGCCCGTCTGCAGTGACAACCGCGCTGGCGTTGTCTGGTCTCAACGTCGGCCACTTCATCTTCGACGGCTTTGCGCCACGCAAATCCGGTGCCCGCCGCGCGTGGCTCGCCTCGCTCGTCGGCGAGCGCCGCGCAGTGTGTTGCTTCGAGTCCCCGCACCGCATCGAGCAATTGCTTATCGACGCCCGCGACGTCCTCGGCCCGACCCGCCGTGCCGCAGTCTGCCGAGAACTCACCAAAACTTACGAGGAGGTCAAACGGGGCACCCTCGCCGAACTCGCCGACTGGGCTGCCGAGGGGGTTCGCGGCGAAATCACCTTGGTAATCGAGGGCGGCGCCGCCGAAGACGCGGAACCGGAAGACCTGGTGGACCGCGTGCTGTCGCTTGTCGACGACGGAGCGCGGATGAAAGACGCCGTGAAATCCGTGGCTAAGGATGCTGGCGTCAAAGTCGGCGACCTCTACGATGCGTCGGTGTCCGCACGGGAAGGAGCACTAGGTGATTCCTCCAACTAAGGACAAGCAGCGAACCCGCTGGATGCGACTCGTCTTGCTGTTCATTTGCATTTTTTCGATCGTGGCGTCGTTTCTCCTCGTGCGCGTCCAGCCCCCGCGCGCTGTGCAGTCCGTGCAAGTGCTCACTTCAGACTGGGAGCCGTATGTCAATCCCGTGGAGGAGAATGGTGGCACGGTCGGCGAAATTGTCGTCTCGGTGCTGGCGAGTAGTGGCTACGCCGCGCAGGTTACCGAAGACAATTGGGACAGCGGCCTGGAGAAGGTGGATGCCGGTACTGCGTTCGGCATCTTCCCGATGGTGAAATCCGAAGAGCGGTTGGACAAGTTCGAGTACTCCGAGCCACTCGTGGACTTCCGCTACGTCCTGTTCAAACGCAGCGACGAACCCGTGTCTTCCGAGGTACTGGCCGGCGATCTTTCACAGGTCCGAGTCGGCAGGATCGATGGCTACGACTACTGGCCGCAGCTTGATGCCTCAGGCGCCGACTTCCGCGACTTCCCCTCAACGAGCGCCGGATTCCAGGCGCTTCGCGACGGTGAGATCGACCTCCTCGCCGAATCCGATGTCGTGGGCAACGCCACCCTTACCAGCGCAGAATTCGTCGGAGATGCCAGCTGGTTCGAAATCGTCGAAAGTGACAACCCCGCGCTTTCCTCCACAGACAGCGTCTACTTCCTCGTGCGCAAAAGCGACCTGTCGGGTGCGGTCATGGAACGCTTCAACCAGTCGTTGGAGCAGTTCAAGCAGTCCGAACGCTACCGTGAGCTCGTGTCCTCGCTCGGCGGTGTCCCTGACGACGTGATCCTCGTCGGTGATGGGCTCGTCGAGGTGTCCGACCCCGCTGGGGAGCCACTCGGGGCAATTCCGCCCGGCGTGCGCGCACGGGTGGTCGCCTGGCCAGACGAGCTGCACCCCGGCAGCCGACTCGAAGTGAAAATGCTCGACGGGCCGCTGGCGGGCAGAATCGCCACCGTCGATCTGGAACACGTGGAGGTGAGTGGTGTTTAAGGCAGAGTTCCGTCTCATCTCCCCGCTGCGCGTGCACTGCCTCGTGCAGCCGGGAGTGGAGTTTCGAGAGACCCAAGCCAACCACGCGTTCTGGGAAAGGGTCGCCACTGCGGTCGGGGCGCAGCACATGCGCCAAGATCCGAACCAGCACGGTCTGCAGTACCAGTCGACCAGTAGCATCGACCTGCCCAACGACATCGCCGTGCTGAAGCAGCAACTGAGCGTGCCACGCGACGTCGTCTGCTCCACGGAGCGAGGCATCGACGTCACCGGCGTGGAATGGAGCCTGTGCGACTTCGGCATCCTGCTCGTGGAGACCTCGCTCACTGTCACCATTTCCGACCAGACGGCGCACGACATCGAACGTGACGTCCAAGCCGCCGCGACCGAGGTCAACGACCGGATCGTCGCTGACAGCTACGGCACCCTATGTGCGGCGATCAAGGAGTCACCGAACTACGAGGATTTCGTCGTGTTCGACAACGGCGAGCCAATCGTCCACGCCTGGGCCTCGCGCGCCCTCATCTTCGATCCTGCCATCGAGGCCGGCGCCTCTCATCAACGTCAGTTCGCCATCGACTGGCTGAGTAACTCCAGGCATTCCGACGAGATCGTTGAGAGACTCACAACTCGAGAGATCACCCACTCGGCGGACTGGATGAACTACGTCTACCTGAAGGAAACCGCAGACAACGCCAGCGAAGTCAAGGAGAACTGGAAAGCGTTGCTGCGCGCCCAATTCTATTATTCCGCGATGGGGCGCATCGACGGCAACCTTACTGAGATCCTTTCGTGGTCCATGTCGCCGTCGGAGGACATCTCCACCAGCAAACTGCGCCAGCAGCTACGTCAGGAAATGGACTTTGCCGAGGCACTGTTCTTGAAGAAATCCGAGGTAGGCAAGTACGTCAATCCCGGCTCACGGGTAGAAACCGAACGCATCCTTGAAGTCTGGGACTTCGACGACGTGCTGGCTGACCCCGTGCAGATGAAACTGCAGATCTGCCAGACGCGGCTGGACACTATCGAAAGCGAACGGGCCCGCTCGGCGGGATTCTTCACGGACCTCATTTTGATGGTCATCGGTGTCACATCCATCCTCGGAACCGCGCTCGCAGTGGTGAGTCTGGGGCGCAGCGCATCCGCGGATCCGAATCAAACCGTCTACGACCTCGGTGCGGGAAAACTCACCACCTGGATCGCCACACAGCCGATGGACGTCATTTTGCTGATCTCCACGATTGTCTCCGTACTTATGGTGATCGCCTTTGTCGCTGCGAGGAAGAAGAGCGAGCAGTGATGAACCTGCGCACGCGCTTAAGCATCATTGTCATCGCCTTGGAGGTCCAGTTCTGGTTCCCAGTCTGGCTGCTGTTTCTCCTCGACCGAGGTTTCACCGTAGGTCAGGCAGCACTCGCCGACGGCGTGTTCCGGCTCGTGGCCACCCTCGCAGAAGTGCCGGCTGGCTGGTTGTCGGACAGAATCGGGCGAAAAGCGTCGCTCGGAATCGCACTCGGGGGCACTGCGTTGAC from Corynebacterium fournieri harbors:
- a CDS encoding DNA-3-methyladenine glycosylase I; this encodes MTELHLTPELGWPVNGEDGRARPPWAAHDPLLRDYYDTEWGMPVTDEQGMFERVCLEGFQVGLSWRLILQKREALRAAFASFDPEVVAGMSIEHLLDDASLIRNRRKLEAAVKNAQATLGLREEGTHLGEFVWSYQPERTPAPRTMEEVPTRSAESEQLAKDLKKRGFSFVGPVTMYALMESTGILDTNLVGTWRRGASGVWA
- a CDS encoding DoxX family protein, with protein sequence MNRPAVRDFALLVLRLVLGAVFVAHGYNHWFEIGMAETGRLFAALGVPQPQLSAYLTGTVELIGGAFLAVGLLTTITASILALLVLSAGYFVHLGHGFFVDGGGVEYVLVLAASLFIITVFGTGRASLDGVLTRD
- a CDS encoding zf-HC2 domain-containing protein; translation: MISHEEVQKALSARIDGEPSGLDDAVVDAHVSGCPECRAFLDRSLALTQQLHGDDIEAFAPPQDLSSVILAGVDDEWRRFARRREVGIAVGRVLLGVMAVVWVLWAVRLIIAGGDEPVVASTASVRFGVALALGFTAWRPQQIPGVLLIVGTMFTFTVGFAVRDAVLGTGQFELAGVLIPLLSLVALVWTWVADRGGALRRAWQLLDARPY
- a CDS encoding dolichyl-phosphate-mannose--protein mannosyltransferase: MTTIASTPNPAGPPSGTEAAPPGTSGALRPTRPAPEAPVTVPWTRRDTIAAWAIGILALLTRFIGLVQPTSSDTPVFDEKHYVPQAWDMVRSSFNPVLGGIESNPGYGLVVHPPLGKQLLAMGETLFGYTPLGWRLMTGLFGTAVIVFVFLLARRVSQSTNIGLLAGIIALFDGVLLVSAKFGMLDVFQVLFVVMAAWTLAGDMRQVHHRWHDAWLAGKLEDAGPFGPRMGFRWWRFATGVLLGLTLAVKWSGLYYIMFFGLLSAFWDLFLRRRYGVEKPISGTLLRDVPSALASIVLIPAVLYLWSWRAWFASETSVYRHSLSDGTIAGSEWPWLTNLPEPVAGWFYYHFSVLKFHASLTSSSGHSHPWDSKPWAWLVSARPILYYSATDLDCSVAPGDGKCREMIYMFGTPAIWWLTVPVLLWACWVWLTRKDFRVIVPVVAFAAGFLPWLAAFDRQMYFFYATALVPFTAVLLALALGNLANKGGPVTWSWVNKVAGFEMRWGQLAAVVYVALVVASFIYWSPIFYGFRIPDSYYESLMWLPSWK
- the rsmI gene encoding 16S rRNA (cytidine(1402)-2'-O)-methyltransferase; amino-acid sequence: MADTHPALPTTGVVLAATPLGNIDDASERLRQALAQADVVAAEDTRRTRALASALGVEISGRVVSNFDHNEETRRGELLQAARAGVVLVVTDAGMPIVSDPGLALVAAAHDAGVPVTCLPGPSAVTTALALSGLNVGHFIFDGFAPRKSGARRAWLASLVGERRAVCCFESPHRIEQLLIDARDVLGPTRRAAVCRELTKTYEEVKRGTLAELADWAAEGVRGEITLVIEGGAAEDAEPEDLVDRVLSLVDDGARMKDAVKSVAKDAGVKVGDLYDASVSAREGALGDSSN
- a CDS encoding substrate-binding periplasmic protein, giving the protein MASFLLVRVQPPRAVQSVQVLTSDWEPYVNPVEENGGTVGEIVVSVLASSGYAAQVTEDNWDSGLEKVDAGTAFGIFPMVKSEERLDKFEYSEPLVDFRYVLFKRSDEPVSSEVLAGDLSQVRVGRIDGYDYWPQLDASGADFRDFPSTSAGFQALRDGEIDLLAESDVVGNATLTSAEFVGDASWFEIVESDNPALSSTDSVYFLVRKSDLSGAVMERFNQSLEQFKQSERYRELVSSLGGVPDDVILVGDGLVEVSDPAGEPLGAIPPGVRARVVAWPDELHPGSRLEVKMLDGPLAGRIATVDLEHVEVSGV